The proteins below come from a single Takifugu flavidus isolate HTHZ2018 chromosome 6, ASM371156v2, whole genome shotgun sequence genomic window:
- the pvrl2l gene encoding PVR cell adhesion molecule related 2 like isoform X5 produces the protein MARDHVAVALLRNIWVATAVLLGAQAKPKNSANIVTVQAGSKSVVVAQCEAADGKPAATIKWLASVGGNHSTTTTNGPDGTVTVRSEYRLVPTPADNGREVTCLVDQRTQERPWVFPVKLSVEYPPSVSIEGYDNNWYVGRSDAMLLCLANANPAPISVIWTAVSGSLPETVMVEDNKLMVKKVDDAVNTTFICEVKNKQGTSRNQITTFVIDDVVLLASSARELQLSLDRFAAACEAAGMKISTSKSEAMVLNRKKVECLLRVKEEILPQVEEFKYLGVLFTSEGRMEQEIDRQIGTASAVMRTLHRSVVVKRELSQKAKLSIYRLIFVPPLTYGHELWVMTGRTRSRVQAAEMSFLRRVAGLSLRDMVRSSAIREELGVEPLLLRVERSQMTWLGHLVRMPPGRLPGEVFMACPSGRRPPGRPRTRWRDYVSRLVWECLGIPPDELEEVAGEREVWASLLRLLPPRPDPG, from the exons CCAAACCTAAAAACTCGGCCAATATTGTGACTGTCCAGGCTGGTTCCAAATCAGTGGTTGTGGCccagtgtgaagcagcagacGGAAAGCCAGCTGCCACCATCAAGTGGCTTGCATCTGTGGGAGGTAACCACTCAACCACCACCACGAATGGACCAGATGGCACAGTGACGGTGCGCAGCGAGTACCGTTTGGttcccacacctgcagacaatGGTAGGGAGGTGACCTGCCTGGTGGATCAGAGGACCCAAGAGCGGCCGTGGGTTTTTCCTGTCAAGCTCTCTGTGGAAT ACCCCCCATCTGTGTCCATAGAAGGATATGACAACAACTGGTATGTCGGCCGTTCTGACGCCATGCTCCTGTGCTTGGCTAATGCCAACCCTGCACCGATCTCAGTCATCTGGACTGC AGTGTCTGGTTCATTGCCTGAAACAGTTATGGTGGAGGACAACAAGCTGATGGTAAAGAAGGTGGACGATGCTGTCAACACCACTTTCATCTGTGAAGTCAAGAATAAGCAGGgcaccagcaggaaccagatcACCACCTTCGTCATCG atgatgtggtcctgttggcgtcatcggcccgtgagctccaactatcactggatcggtttgccgccgcatgtgaagcggctgggatgaaaatcagcacctccaaatccgaggccatggttctcaaccggaaaaaggtggagtgccttcttcgggtcaaggaggagatcctgccccaagtggaggagtttaagtacctcggagtcttgttcacgagtgagggaagaatggagcaggagatcgacaggcagattggtacggcatccgcagtaatgcggactctgcaccggtccgtagtggtgaagagagagctgagccaaaaggcgaagctctcgatttaccggttgaTCTTCGTTCctcccctcacctatggtcatgagctttgggtaatgaccggaagaacaagatcacgggtacaagcggccgaaatgagcttcctccgtagggtggctgggctctcccttagagatatggtgagaagctctgccatccgggaggagctcggagttgagccgctgctcctccgtgttgagaggagccagatgacatggcttgggcatctagttaggatgccccctggacgcctccctggcgAGGTGTTCatggcatgtccctccggtaggagacccccgggaagacccaggacacgttggagagactatgtctctcgactggtctgggaatgcctggggatacctccggatgagctggaagaagtagctggggagagggaagtctgggcttctcttcttaggctgctgcccccgcgacccgaccccggataa